The Faecalibacterium sp. I3-3-33 DNA window AAATATAAGATTCTGGCTGTTCTGGCTGCGGGCATCGCATTGACGGCCTGCGGCAGCTCCGGCACCCCCGCCAGCACCCCCGCATCCAGTGCAGTGCCGGCCTCGTCCCATGTGGCAGAGGAAGGGGTCACGGAGCCCATCAACATGCTGACGTGGACGCTGGATGACCTCGACAGGGAGGACACGGTCACCTTTATTCCGGCGGAGATCACCTCCGGTGTGCAGGGCGGCAACCTGACTGCAAAAATCTTCAGCTATGACCTTTATAAAAAAGAAGATGTTGAAAAACTTGCCGTTGGGGATCAGATCACCCTCCACGAAGAGGGGGCTGCATGGAACCAGTTTGTGACCGTTGCAGTGGAGAGTATCGAGAAAAACGATCAGTACCATCTTGTCACCATCAATGGCGGCATGGAGGAGCAGTACGGTCTTGACCTGAAGCTGGAAGATGATGCCTACCGGACGATGACCTTTGACGATTACCCTGTCTACTATGAGATGGGAGAAAAGACGATGCCGCTGGCAGAGGATGTAGTGCTGAAGGACAGTTCTGCCGACCCGCAGGCCGAAGCCGTGGAGACTACGGGCGCGGAGGCGGTGGCAGCAGCGATCAATGCAGACCCCGATAACTGGACCACCTATAATACCACGCTGGTGGTGCAGGGCGGCAAGGTGCTGGAGGTGCGCCGCATCTGGGTGCCGTAAATTTTGCTCAAAACCGTTGACAAACGTTTTGCGTATGCTATAATTTAGCTGTACGCAAAGGGGCACTTCGCCTGCCTTGCGGAATGTAAAATTATGACAGATGGCAATGATGGGGTCAGAAATGCACACACCACCGTCCAGAGAGAGCGCCCACGGCTGTAAGGCGCTCCGGTCGGGATCATTTCGCGCCACCCCGGAGCTTCCGGCGAATGTAAACCGGACGCTGCGCAGCGTTAATGCGCCGAAAGCGGCAGGGGACACGTTATCCTTTGCAATTTGGGTGGTACCACGGAGTTTGATGCACAAGCAGCCTTCGTCCCTTTTGGGATGAGGGCTGTTTTTTGTTTTTTCACCGTGCCGCCCCTCTGCCATAACAGCATAAAAAACGGCGCACATGCGCCAAAGACGATTGAGGAGAGAAAGATCTATGCAATGGACCGGTTTGAATGAACTGCGCGAAAAGTACCTGAGCTTCTTTGAAAGCAAGGGTCATCTGCGTCTGGACAGCTTCCCCCTGGTACCCAAGAACGACCCCAGCCTGCTGCTGATCAACAGCGGCATGGCCCCCATGAAGAAGTGGTTCCTGGCACAGGAGGAGCCGCCCCGTCATCGCGTGACCACCTGCCAGAAGTGCATCCGCACCCCGGATATCGAGCGCGTGGGCATCACTGCCCGCCACGGCACCTTCTTTGAGATGCTGGGTAACTTCTCCTTCCAGGATTACTTCAAGGACGAGGTCATCCCTTGGGCATGGGAGTTCCTGACCAGCGATGAGTGGATGGCTATTCCCAAGGATCGTCTGCACATCTCTGTCTATGAGGAGGACGACGAGGCCTACGATATCTGGACCAAGAAGGTCGGCATTGCCCCGGACCACATGGTGCGTCTGGGCAAGGAGGACAACTTCTGGGAGCACGGCTCCGGCCCGTGCGGCCCCTGCTCCGAGATCTACTTTGACCGCGGCCCCGAGTACGGCTGCGGCAAGCCGACCTGCGGTGTGGGCTGCGACTGCGACCGCTATATGGAGATCTGGAACCTCGTGTTCAGCCAGTTCGATGCCGACGGCAAGGGTCACTACGAGCGTCTGGCACGCCCCAACATTGATACCGGCATGGGCTTGGAGCGTCTGGCCTGCGTGATGCAGAACGTGGGCAACCTGTTCGAGGTGGATACCGTGCAGAGCGTGCTGCACCATGTGGAGCACATCGCTGGCAAGACCTACCTGCAGGACCCCAAGACCGATATCTCCATCCGCGTTATCACCGACCATATCCGCAGCTGCACCTTTATGGTGTCTGACGGCATCCTGCCCTCCAATGAAGGCCGCGGCTATGTGCTGCGCCGTCTGCTGCGCCGCGCCGCCCGCCACGGCCGGATGCTGGGCATCGACCACCCCTTCCTCGTGGATCTGGTGGAGACCGTCATCCAGTCCAGCGAGTCCGCTTACCCCGAACTGCGCGAGCATGACGCCTATATCAAGAAGGTCATCGGCACCGAGGAAGCAAACTTTGCCCGCACCATCGATGCCGGCATGAACATCCTGAACAACATGATCGACCGTCTGGAGAAGGCACACGAGAAGCTGCTGAGCGGCTTGGACGTGTTCAAGCTGAACGATACCTTCGGCTTCCCGCTGGATTTGACCAAGGAGATCGCCGCCGAGCAGGGTCTGGAGATCGACGAGAACGGCTTCCACGCAGAGATGAAGAAGCAGAAGGAGCGCGCCCGCGCCGAGCGTCTGAAGAAGAACATCTCCGGCTGGAGCGAGGATCTGTTCGGCGCACTGGAGGCCGAGCCCACCGTCTTTACCGGCTACGACACCCTGACCGACAAGGGCACCGTTGTGGCGCTGAGCGATGAAGAGACCCTGACCGATGCCATTGCCACCGACGAGGAGGCAAAGGACGGCGTGCTGGTGGTGCTGGATAAGACCCCCTTCTACGCTGAGATGGGCGGTCAGGCTGCCGACCACGGCGTGCTGAACGGTGCCGAGTGCAGCCTGCGTGTGCTGGACGTGAAAAAGACCCCCAAGGGCTACTACGTCCACACCTGCGTGCTGGAAAGCGGCATCGTGAAGGTGGGCGATGTGCTGACCGCACAGGTGGACAAGGGCTACCGCATGGCCATTGCCCGCAACCACACCGCTACCCACCTGCTGCAGGCTGCCCTGCGTGAGGTGCTGGGCGACCATGTGCATCAGGCTGGTTCCTATCAGGATGCCTCCATCACCCACTTCGACTTTACCCACTTCAGCGCCGTGACCCCCGAGGAACTGGCACGGGTGCAGAAGATCGTCAACGATAAGATCTTCGACTCCATGAATGTCACCGTGCAGGAGATGCCGGTGGAAGAGGCCAAGAAGCTGGGCGCAATGGCGCTGTTTGGCGAAAAGTACGGCAAGGTGGTCCGCGTGGTGGATATCGAGGGCTGGTCTACCGAGTTCTGCGGCGGTACCCATGTCAAGAACACCGCCCAGATCGGCGGCTTCAAGATCGTCAGCGAGTCCTCTGTGGCGGCCGGCATCCGCCGTATCGAAGCCGTCACCGGCCGCAACCTGCTGATCCGTGCAAACCTGCAGGAGGCCATGCTGCATGATGTGGCCA harbors:
- the alaS gene encoding alanine--tRNA ligase, which encodes MQWTGLNELREKYLSFFESKGHLRLDSFPLVPKNDPSLLLINSGMAPMKKWFLAQEEPPRHRVTTCQKCIRTPDIERVGITARHGTFFEMLGNFSFQDYFKDEVIPWAWEFLTSDEWMAIPKDRLHISVYEEDDEAYDIWTKKVGIAPDHMVRLGKEDNFWEHGSGPCGPCSEIYFDRGPEYGCGKPTCGVGCDCDRYMEIWNLVFSQFDADGKGHYERLARPNIDTGMGLERLACVMQNVGNLFEVDTVQSVLHHVEHIAGKTYLQDPKTDISIRVITDHIRSCTFMVSDGILPSNEGRGYVLRRLLRRAARHGRMLGIDHPFLVDLVETVIQSSESAYPELREHDAYIKKVIGTEEANFARTIDAGMNILNNMIDRLEKAHEKLLSGLDVFKLNDTFGFPLDLTKEIAAEQGLEIDENGFHAEMKKQKERARAERLKKNISGWSEDLFGALEAEPTVFTGYDTLTDKGTVVALSDEETLTDAIATDEEAKDGVLVVLDKTPFYAEMGGQAADHGVLNGAECSLRVLDVKKTPKGYYVHTCVLESGIVKVGDVLTAQVDKGYRMAIARNHTATHLLQAALREVLGDHVHQAGSYQDASITHFDFTHFSAVTPEELARVQKIVNDKIFDSMNVTVQEMPVEEAKKLGAMALFGEKYGKVVRVVDIEGWSTEFCGGTHVKNTAQIGGFKIVSESSVAAGIRRIEAVTGRNLLIRANLQEAMLHDVANTLKANNVAALPARAEAVMAENKAMSRELEEMKAKIAASKVDSLFDNAEEADGVKIASAYFTGTTGDTLRGMCDSIRDKAVNPVVAVLVGKAEDKITMAVTVNKLAQEKGLKAGVLVKELSAIAGGKGGGKPDFAMAGLKDETKIDEALAAVSAIVKKALG